The following coding sequences are from one Streptomyces sp. V3I7 window:
- a CDS encoding aminodeoxychorismate/anthranilate synthase component II: MSARILVVDNYDSFVFNLVQYLYQLGAECEVLRNDEVSTAHAQDGFDGVLLSPGPGTPEQAGVCVEMVRHCAATGVPVFGVCLGMQSMQVAYGGVVDRAPELLHGKTSLVEHTDKGVFAGLPSPFTATRYHSLAAEPATVPPELEVTARTHDGIIMGLRHRELPVEGVQFHPESVLTEHGHRMLANWLVECGDQDAVARSVGLAPVVGRATA, translated from the coding sequence GTGAGTGCGCGGATTCTCGTCGTCGACAACTACGACAGCTTCGTCTTCAACCTGGTCCAGTACCTGTACCAGCTGGGCGCCGAGTGCGAGGTGCTGCGCAACGACGAGGTGTCGACGGCGCACGCTCAGGACGGCTTTGACGGCGTGCTGCTGTCGCCGGGCCCCGGCACCCCCGAACAGGCCGGTGTCTGCGTCGAGATGGTGCGCCACTGCGCCGCCACCGGCGTCCCGGTCTTCGGCGTCTGCCTCGGCATGCAGTCGATGCAGGTGGCGTACGGCGGGGTGGTGGACCGCGCGCCCGAACTGCTCCACGGCAAGACCTCGTTGGTCGAGCACACCGACAAGGGCGTCTTCGCCGGACTTCCCTCCCCCTTCACCGCGACCCGGTACCACTCCCTGGCCGCCGAGCCGGCGACGGTTCCGCCGGAGCTGGAGGTCACGGCCCGTACGCACGACGGCATCATCATGGGCCTGCGCCACCGTGAACTGCCCGTCGAGGGCGTGCAGTTCCATCCGGAGTCGGTGCTGACCGAGCACGGGCACCGGATGCTGGCCAACTGGCTGGTGGAGTGCGGGGACCAGGACGCGGTGGCGAGGTCGGTGGGGCTCGCCCCAGTGGTGGGCAGGGCCACGGCGTGA
- a CDS encoding class E sortase: MTALRPEPETDASYGDQSYEASGALGGEWYGEGTYQEGYPRGYQEGHGGGFPAGHPGTGHPGGYPQTPYEQPYEHPAARYEHPTAPYQQPPAEVPLEPGEVPYEPPRDPETVALRLSDTASAAGASASASGASSGVSSGPAAAGGRAARRKAAKRRGGRHGGGREMSQASASAEESVSQGPLSRVEARRQARLRKPSPSVVASRAIGEVFITTGVLMLLFVTYQLWWTNVRAHAQAGDETSTLQNDWASGKRAPGSFEPGQGFAILHIPKLDVVVPIAEGVSNKRVLDKGMVGHYGEAPLKTAMPDAKTGNFGLAAHRNTHGEPFRYINRLQSGDDVVVETQSKYFVYKVTSMLPVTQPSNTSVLDAVPRGSGFTGPGRYITLTTCTPEFTSKYRLIVWGKMVEERSRSKGKPDALVE, from the coding sequence GTGACCGCGCTGCGCCCGGAGCCCGAGACCGATGCCTCGTACGGGGATCAGTCGTACGAGGCATCCGGCGCGCTCGGCGGGGAGTGGTACGGCGAGGGCACGTACCAGGAGGGGTATCCCCGGGGATATCAGGAGGGGCACGGCGGCGGCTTCCCGGCGGGGCACCCCGGGACAGGACACCCCGGGGGCTACCCGCAGACGCCGTACGAGCAGCCGTACGAGCATCCCGCGGCCCGGTACGAGCACCCCACGGCCCCGTATCAGCAGCCGCCCGCCGAGGTTCCGCTCGAACCCGGCGAGGTCCCGTACGAGCCTCCCCGCGACCCGGAGACGGTGGCGCTGCGGCTCTCCGACACGGCGTCCGCCGCGGGAGCGTCCGCATCGGCCTCTGGGGCCTCGTCCGGCGTCTCCTCCGGCCCGGCTGCGGCGGGTGGCCGTGCGGCCCGCAGAAAGGCCGCCAAGCGGCGCGGTGGGCGGCACGGCGGCGGACGCGAGATGTCGCAGGCGTCGGCGTCGGCGGAGGAGTCGGTGTCGCAGGGACCGCTGTCCCGAGTGGAGGCCCGGCGTCAGGCGCGGCTGCGCAAGCCGAGCCCGTCGGTCGTCGCGAGCCGGGCGATCGGCGAGGTGTTCATCACCACTGGTGTGCTGATGCTGCTGTTCGTCACCTACCAGCTGTGGTGGACCAACGTCCGGGCGCACGCCCAGGCCGGCGACGAGACGAGCACGCTCCAGAACGACTGGGCGAGCGGCAAGCGGGCGCCGGGGTCGTTCGAGCCGGGGCAGGGGTTCGCCATCCTGCACATCCCCAAGCTGGACGTGGTGGTGCCGATCGCCGAGGGCGTCAGCAACAAGAGGGTGCTCGACAAGGGGATGGTCGGGCACTACGGCGAGGCCCCGCTGAAGACGGCCATGCCGGATGCGAAGACGGGCAACTTCGGCCTGGCGGCCCACCGCAACACGCACGGCGAACCGTTCCGCTACATCAACCGTCTCCAGTCCGGTGACGACGTCGTGGTCGAGACGCAGAGCAAGTACTTCGTGTACAAGGTGACGTCGATGCTTCCGGTGACGCAGCCGAGCAACACGAGCGTGCTGGACGCGGTCCCCAGGGGGTCGGGCTTCACCGGGCCCGGCCGGTACATCACCCTGACCACGTGCACGCCGGAGTTCACCAGCAAGTACCGGTTGATCGTCTGGGGCAAGATGGTCGAGGAACGGTCGCGCAGCAAGGGCAAGCCGGATGCGCTCGTCGAGTAA
- a CDS encoding class E sortase — MAATADDTAEHTGADSPASGPRPWGTGRVATAISVFGELLITAGLVLGLFVVYSLWWTNVVADRTAHKQADKVRDGWATKDTGPGALDTKNGIGFLHVPSMHNGEVLVAKGTSTEVLNEGVAGYYTEPMKATLPMAGKKGNFTLAAHRDGHGAKFHNIDKVRKGDPVVFETKDKWYVYKVYGILPETSKYNVKVVAPIPKESGRKKPGRYITLTTCTPVYTSRFRYVVWGELERVEKVDSERTPPKELRG, encoded by the coding sequence GTGGCAGCGACCGCGGACGACACCGCAGAGCACACGGGAGCGGATTCCCCGGCGTCCGGCCCGCGCCCCTGGGGCACCGGCCGGGTCGCCACGGCGATCAGCGTCTTCGGTGAACTCCTCATCACGGCGGGCCTGGTGCTCGGCCTGTTCGTCGTCTACTCCCTGTGGTGGACGAACGTCGTCGCCGACCGCACGGCGCACAAGCAGGCCGACAAGGTCCGCGACGGCTGGGCGACCAAGGACACCGGTCCCGGCGCGCTGGACACCAAGAACGGCATCGGCTTCCTGCACGTTCCCTCGATGCACAACGGCGAGGTCCTGGTCGCGAAGGGCACGTCGACCGAGGTCCTGAACGAGGGCGTGGCCGGCTACTACACCGAGCCGATGAAGGCCACGCTCCCGATGGCCGGCAAGAAGGGCAACTTCACCCTGGCTGCCCACCGCGACGGGCACGGCGCCAAGTTCCACAACATCGACAAGGTGAGGAAGGGCGACCCGGTCGTCTTCGAGACGAAGGACAAGTGGTACGTCTACAAGGTCTACGGCATCCTCCCGGAGACCTCGAAGTACAACGTCAAGGTCGTCGCCCCGATCCCGAAGGAGTCCGGCAGGAAGAAGCCGGGCCGCTACATCACGCTGACGACCTGTACGCCGGTGTACACGTCCCGGTTCCGGTACGTGGTGTGGGGCGAGCTGGAGCGAGTGGAGAAGGTCGACAGCGAGCGGACGCCGCCGAAGGAGTTGCGTGGCTGA